Proteins encoded by one window of Rhodamnia argentea isolate NSW1041297 chromosome 6, ASM2092103v1, whole genome shotgun sequence:
- the LOC115746030 gene encoding probable protein phosphatase 2C 23, with product MGNGVGKLNLCFTGDGGSPRRHDISVLVAEPLDEGLGHSFCYVRPDQTRISSSKVHSEEATTFRAISGASVSANASTPLSTSILDLYSYGSIDKSSTFESSTSFSSIPLQPIPRCFISSGPLSANFDRVPGSGPLERGFLSGPIERGFLSGPLDRGIFSGPLENGGSDQFKRSFSHGAFAFRHKSRKGSLIRGIRKAISKTIYRGQNSLVAPIKAMKEPDWMLGAEKQHQRLRNENLTISSVNLSSEGSFEDYDSLEGQQNVQWAQGKAGEDRVHVVVSEEHGWVFVGIYDGFNGPDAPDFLLSNLYSAIHKELRGLLWDDDKYDLNSVLAPEDPRPDTKESLSWDEYHLPTNWNGDPCSPCFEQENYPCTSMDVNSDWSSKRKKNSNSPSKHRGPGKKWEENQRRWKCEWDRERLELDRRLKEQLSRSGSQDGRSINHCDVLKALSQALKKTEEAFLDIADKMAVENPELALMGSCVLVMLMKGEDVYVMNVGDSRAVLAQKAEPDYRIGKVQQDLERIKEETLYDIEASNWDQPSGMPRLNASQLSVDHSTNVEEEVQRIKKEHPDDASALVNDRVKGSLKVTRAFGAGFLKQPKWNNALLKMFRIDYVGSSPYITCLPSLYHHKLGPKDRFLILSSDGLYQYFTNEEAVSEVQLFIELQPEGDPAQHLIEEVLFRAAKKAGIEFHDLLEIPQGDRRRYHDDISIIIISLEGRIWRSCV from the exons ATGGGTAACGGAGTCGGCAAGCTCAACCTCTGCTTCACCGGCGACGGAGGCTCTCCCCGGAGGCACGACATATCGGTCCTCGTGGCCGAGCCTCTCGACGAGGGGCTGGGCCACTCCTTCTGCTACGTCCGACCAGACCAGACCCGGATATCTTCCTCCAAGGTCCATTCAGAAGAGGCAACCACCTTCCGTGCAATTTCCGGAGCCTCCGTGAGCGCCAACGCGTCGACGCCGCTCTCGACTTCGATTCTTGATCTCTATTCCTATGGAAGCATCGACAAGTCCTCGACTTTTGAGAGCTCGACGTCTTTCTCTTCTATCCCTCTCCAACCAATTCCCCGGTGCTTCATAAGTTCAGGTCCTCTATCGGCCAACTTCGATCGGGTCCCCGGATCGGGTCCTCTGGAGAGAGGGTTCCTTTCGGGCCCGATTGAGAGGGGGTTCTtgtccgggccgttggatcgggGCATCTTCTCGGGTCCTTTGGAGAACGGAGGCTCCGATCAGTTCAAGAGGAGCTTCTCGCATGGGGCTTTTGCGTTCAGGCACAAATCAAGAAAAGGGTCGCTGATTCGGGGGATCAGGAAGGCAATCTCGAAGACGATTTATAGAGGGCAGAACTCGCTCGTCGCTCCGATTAAGGCCATGAAAGAGCCTGATTGGATGTTGGGAGCAGAGAAGCAGCATCAACGGCTTCGCAATGAGAACTTGACGATTAGCAGTGTCAACTTGAGCAGTGAAGGGAGTTTTGAGGATTATGATTCCTTGGAGGGTCAGCAGAATGTTCAGTGGGCGCAAGGGAAAGCAGGGGAGGATCGCGTCCACGTCGTCGTCTCGGAGGAACACGGGTGGGTCTTCGTCGGGATCTATGATGGGTTTAACGGCCCCGATGCTCCCGATTTTCTGTTGTCCAATCTGTACTCTGCCATCCACAAGGAGCTCAGGGGATTGTTGTGGGATGATGACAAGTATGATCTTAACTCTGTTCTGGCTCCTGAAGATCCGAGACCAGACACGAAGGAGTCACTTTCGTGGGATGAGTATCATCTACCGACGAATTGGAATGGAGACCCCTGTTCTCCATGCTTTGAGCAAGAGAACTATCCTTGCACAAGCATGGATGTGAACTCTGATTGGTCatcaaagaggaagaagaactcGAATTCACCGAGCAAGCACAGAGGACCAGGAAAGAAGTGGGAGGAGAATCAGAGGAGGTGGAAGTGCGAGTGGGACCGGGAGCGATTAGAGCTCGATCGCAGGCTAAAGGAACAATTGAGTCGATCGGGGTCGCAGGATGGCAGATCGATCAATCACTGTGATGTGTTGAAAGCGCTCTCTCAAGCTCTCAAGAAGACGGAGGAGGCCTTTTTGGATATTGCAGATAAGATGGCTGTGGAAAATCCTGAATTGGCATTGATGGGCTCTTGTGTACTTGTGATGTTGATGAAAGGGGAAGATGTTTATGTGATGAACGTGGGTGATAGCCGAGCAGTGTTGGCTCAAAAGGCGGAGCCAGATTATAGGATCGGCAAGGTCCAGCAAGACCTGGAAAGGATTAAGGAAGAAACTTTATACGACATCGAAGCTTCCAATTGGGACCAACCTAGTGGAATGCCAAGGTTGAACGCATCTCAGCTTAGTGTGGATCACAGCACGAATGTGGAAGAG GAAGTGCAGAGAATAAAAAAGGAGCACCCTGATGATGCGTCTGCATTGGTGAATGATCGAGTTAAAGGCTCCTTGAAAGTCACCCGAGCTTTTGGTGCTGGCTTTCTCAAACAG CCTAAGTGGAACAATGCACTTCTGAAGATGTTCAGAATCGACTACGTAGGAAGCTCCCCATACATCACTTGCTTACCATCTCTCTACCACCATAAGTTGGGTCCCAAAGACAGGTTTCTGATATTGTCTTCTGATGGTCTCTATCAATACTTCACGAATGAAGAAGCGGTTTCTGAGGTTCAGCTTTTCATCGAGTTGCAACCCGAAGGAGACCCTGCCCAACATCTCATTGAGGAAGTGCTGTTTCGTGCGGCAAAGAAAGCCG GCATCGAGTTTCATGATTTGCTTGAAATACCCCAAGGAGATCGAAGGCGGTATCATGACGACATTTCCATCATAATCATTTCGTTAGAGGGAAGGATTTGGAGATCTTGTGTATAA
- the LOC115746034 gene encoding fasciclin-like arabinogalactan protein 4: MLTLSLSRSPSRTVPALFTHRWTPTLNSPPSPPPHTRTRTLCLSSLQRVVVAAATASAMAVQTSISKITPTTLLCVLLLTLPATPAASLNITDLLSSFPELSAFTTLLSSTIASDLAQRSAVTVLAVPNAYLASSDLTRRLSPTSLADVLRYHVLLQCLSSSDLHQIPPSGTLFTTLFQTTGRATSNFGSLNITRDPSTGAVSVHSPAPYSPSNATLLEPIKTIPYNLSIFTVNSLLVPYGFDLMASETRPPLGLNITKALIDGHNFNVAASMLAASGVVQEFEADEGGAGITLFVPTDTAFAELPTSQSLQSLPADKKAVVLKFHVLHSYYPLGSLESIVNPLQPTLATEDMGAGSYTLNISRVNGSVAIDTGIVQASVTQTVFDENPVAIFGVSRVLLPREIFGKNPSVGSKSGGPIMSAAPPPGITPSPENSPGGFDGPPPISREEMRSGSSVGGVQRLMLVLCCILVYVAV, translated from the coding sequence atgctcactctctctctctctcgctctccttCACGGACAGTCCCTGCACTCTTCACTCATCGCTGGACTCCGACACTCAACTCGCCCCCTTCGCCTCCCCCACACACTCGCACGCGCACTCTCTGCCTCTCCTCCTTGCAGAGAGTCGTCgtggccgccgccaccgcctccgCAATGGCCGTACAGACCTCCATTTCCAAAATCACCCCCACGACCCTCCTCTGTGTACTCCTCCTGACCCTCCCCGCAACCCCCGCGGCCTCCCTCAACATCACCGACCTCCTCTCCTCCTTCCCGGAGCTCTCCGCCTTCACCACCCTCCTCTCCTCCACCATCGCCTCGGATCTGGCCCAGCGATCCGCCGTCACCGTCCTTGCCGTCCCCAACGCCTACCTCGCCTCCTCCGACCTCACGCGCCGCCTCTCCCCCACCTCCCTTGCCGACGTCCTCCGCTACCACGTGCTCCTCCAGTGCCTCTCCTCCTCTGACCTCCACCAGATCCCCCCTTCCGGAACCCTCTTCACCACCCTCTTCCAGACCACTGGACGCGCCACCAGCAACTTCGGCTCCCTCAACATCACGCGCGACCCCTCCACCGGCGCCGTCTCCGTCCACTCCCCAGCCCCTTACTCCCCCTCCAACGCCACCCTCCTCGAGCCCATCAAGACCATCCCTTACAACCTCTCCATCTTCACCGTCAATTCCCTCCTCGTCCCTTATGGCTTCGACCTCATGGCCTCCGAGACTCGCCCTCCCCTGGGCCTCAACATCACCAAAGCCCTAATCGACGGCCACAACTTCAACGTCGCCGCATCCATGCTTGCCGCCTCTGGCGTCGTCCAGGAATTCGAGGCCGACGAGGGCGGCGCCGGGATCACCCTCTTCGTCCCCACCGACACCGCCTTTGCCGAATTGCCTACGAGCCAGAGTTTGCAGTCGCTGCCCGCGGATAAGAAGGCCGTGGTGCTGAAGTTTCACGTCTTGCATTCTTATTACCCTCTTGGCTCTCTGGAATCGATCGTGAATCCGTTGCAACCCACATTGGCAACGGAGGACATGGGAGCTGGGAGCTACACTCTCAACATCTCCCGGGTCAATGGATCGGTGGCAATCGACACCGGGATCGTTCAGGCCTCGGTGACGCAGACCGTCTTCGATGAGAACCCAGTGGCGATTTTCGGGGTGTCCAGGGTTCTATTGCCAAGGGAGATCTTCGGGAAGAATCCGTCGGTGGGTTCGAAGTCCGGCGGTCCGATCATGAGTGCGGCTCCCCCGCCCGGCATCACACCCTCGCCCGAGAATTCGCCTGGTGGTTTTGACGGGCCGCCGCCAATATCCAGGGAAGAGATGCGGTCGGGAAGCTCTGTCGGCGGCGTGCAGAGACTGATGCTGGTTTTGTGTTGTATATTAGTGTATGTAGCTGTGTGA
- the LOC115746038 gene encoding LOW QUALITY PROTEIN: epsin-3 (The sequence of the model RefSeq protein was modified relative to this genomic sequence to represent the inferred CDS: inserted 1 base in 1 codon), with protein sequence MSILSRSNPNVGNPLFHEFKKQASFFLKEKIKTARLVLTDVTPAQLLTEDAINGSSWGSPDTRTLGRISKAAFEVDDYWRIVDILHDRLSRFDKKNWRXSYNALILLEHLLTHGPESVAEEFQSDKGIIAQAGSFQYVDENGFNWGLAVRKKSERILKLLEKGPLLKDERERARKLTRGIQGFGSFCQRTCSTQSNLEDFSFKPYGRCNSQPENQENEDPDGQLTKDAGASEENTDNARVFPCSAKVTENSCGDDASLEIYQSRTSFKENMEPSKEATAAQKHKWICIKESRPLLDIERDYFNSAVDAEGDHPFNRDAEHDCSDSLITVRN encoded by the exons ATGTCGATCTTGAGCAGAAGCAATCCGAACGTGGGCAACCCACTGTTCCACGAGTTCAAGAAGCAAGCTTCCTTCTTTCTGAAGGAGAAAATCAAGACCGCCAGATTGGTCCTCACGGATGTCACTCCGGCACAGCT GTTGACCGAGGACGCTATCAATGGAAGTTCATGGGGTTCGCCGGACACACGGACGCTGGGTAGAATCTCAAAGGCAGCTTTTGAAGTTGATGATTATTGGAGGATTGTGGATATATTGCACGATAG GTTGTCCAGATTTGACAAAAAGAACTGGA ATTCGTACAACGCTCTGATTTTGCTCGAGCACTTGTTGACCCATGGACCCGAGAGCGTGGCAGAGGAATTTCAGAGCGATAAAGGCATCATCGCGCAGGCCGGGAGCTTCCAATACGTTGATGAGAATGG ATTCAACTGGGGTCTAGCAGTCCGGAAGAAATCAGAGAGAATACTGAAGCTCCTAGAGAAGGGGCCGCTCCTCAAGGACGAGAGGGAGCGAGCTCGGAAACTGACCCGGGGGATCCAAGGATTCGGAAGTTTCTGCCAGCGGACTTGCTCGACTCAGAGCAACCTAGAAGATTTTTCATTTAAGCCTTATGGAAGATGCAATTCTCAGCCTGAAAACCAGGAAAACGAGGACCCAGATGGACAGCTGACAAAGGATGCTGGAGCTTCAGAGGAAAACACTGACAATGCGAGAGTATTTCCTTGTTCTGCCAAAGTAACAGAAAATTCATGTGGTGATGATGCTTCGCTCGAGATTTACCAATCCAGGACGAGTTTCAAAGAGAACATGGAACCGAGCAAGGAAGCGACTGCGGCGCAGAAACACAAATGGATCTGCATTAAGGAGTCTAGACCACTTCTGGACATTGAGCGTGACTATTTCAACAGTGCGGTTGATGCGGAGGGTGATCACCCTTTCAATCGCGACGCCGAGCATGACTGCTCAGACTCCCTTATTACTGTGAGAAACTGA
- the LOC115746039 gene encoding metallothionein-like protein 1 yields MSSCGGTCGCGPSCNCDSGCKRNPGLGLSETTTTAQTVIAGVAPVKTNPSEMPETSTEGGHGCKCGSNCTCDPCNC; encoded by the exons ATGTCTTCCTGCGGCGGAACCTGTGGTTGTGGCCCTAGCTGCAACTGTGACAGTGG ATGCAAGAGGAACCCAGGCTTGGGTCTCTCAGAGACCACCACCACCGCTCAGACCGTCATTGCTGGGGTTGCTCCAGTGAAAAC GAACCCCAGTGAGATGCCAGAGACGAGCACCGAGGGCGGCCATGGCTGCAAGTGCGGATCAAACTGCACGTGCGATCCTTGCAACTGCTGA
- the LOC115746031 gene encoding probable GTP-binding protein OBGM, mitochondrial, whose translation MWACRAKLLWRLEGLRTTLEAPWLLLSLSSYSDSPHKKSKLAPLQERKMRDRIKLFAKGGEGGNGCFSIRRSRRDSRGQPDGGNGGRGGDVILECSRAIWDFRSVQHHAHGGRGAQGSSKNMIGTRGKDKVVYVPQGTIIHLVEGEIPGSVEKCSPELDPWELPGSLDAPSESNSQPALHDSGTKEDESAHTSGASCPTAALEKTEKLKQSAQGAATDAERQLADSSSSGNSMEEETVEEEQIKYNIAELKKQGERIVIACGGAGGLGNVSTPKIPRKSNLIHKPHRDGASDLDHKECSLNLGLPGSEAILILELKSIADVGLVGMPNAGKSTLLGAISRAKPRIGHYAFTTLRPSLGNLSYDDLSIKVADIPGLIKGAHENRGLGHAFLRHIERTKVLAFVLDLAAGLDGRVGIPPWEQLRDLMLELEQHQEGLSSRPSLIVANKIDEAGAEEVYEELKRRVRGVPIYPVCAVLEEGVEELKDGLRMLVSGEASNQLNMHDIMLE comes from the exons ATGTGGGCATGCCGTGCAAAACTCTTGTGGCGCCTGGAAGGGTTGAGGACAACTTTGGAGGCACCATGGCTATTGTTATCTTTATCCTCTTATTCAGACTCTCCTCACAAAAAGTCTAAGCTTGCTCCTTTGCAG gaaaggaaaatgagagacAGGATTAAGCTCTTTGCTAAGGGAGGTGAAGGTGGCAATGGTTGTTTTAGTATTCGTCGCAGTCGACGTGATTCTCGAGGCCAACCTGATG GAGGGAATGGTGGACGAGGTGGTGATGTCATTCTAGAATGCTCTCGTGCAATTTGGGACTTTAGAAGTGTGCAGCACCACGCA CATGGAGGTAGAGGGGCCCAAGGATCCTCAAAGAACATGATAGGTACACGGGGAAAAGACAAG GTTGTCTATGTACCTCAAGGCACCATCATTCATCTGGTGGAGGGGGAAATCCCCGGCTCGGTTGAAAAGTGTTCTCCAGAATTAGATCCATGGGAGCTTCCAGGTTCACTTGATGCTCCATCTGAATCTAACAGCCAACCTGCTTTACATGATAGTggaacaaaagaagatgaatcAGCACACACTTCTGGCGCTTCATGTCCGACCGCAGCTTTAGAAAAGACGGAAAAGTTAAAACAATCTGCCCAAGGTGCGGCGACTGATGCTGAACGTCAACTTGCTGATTCTAGTTCATCAGGGAACAGCATGGAAGAGGAGACGGTGGAAGAGGAGCAAATAAAGTACAACATAGCAGAACTGAAAAAGCAGGGTGAGCGAATAGTCATTGCTTGTGGAGGAGCAGGTGGACTGGGTAATGTTTCTACTCCAAAAATCCCCCGAAAGTCTAACCTAATACACAAGCCACATAGGGATGGTGCCTCTGATCTTGACCACAAAGAATGCTCATTAAATCTTGGTTTGCCTGGTTCTGAGGCCATCCTCATATTAGAGCTCAAGAGTATTGCCGATGTGGGCCTTGTTGGGATGCCGAATGCTGGTAAGAGTACTCTTTTGGGAGCCATATCAAGAGCTAAACCAAGAATAGGCCATTATGCTTTCACAACACTCCGGCCTAGTTTAGGAAATCTGAGCTACGACGACTTGTCAATAAAGGTGGCCGATATTCCAGGACTCATAAAGGGCGCACATGAGAATCGTGGACTTGGGCATGCATTCTTGCGCCACATAGAGCGTACAAAGGTTCTGGCTTTTGTATTAGATTTGGCAGCTGGGTTGGATGGTAGAGTAGGAATTCCACCATGGGAACAGCTGAGGGATTTGATGTTAGAGCTCGAGCAGCATCAGGAGGGATTATCTTCTCGCCCCTCCTTGATAGTGGCAAACAAGATTGACGAAGCAGGGGCAGAAGAAGTGTACGAGGAACTGAAAAGGAGGGTGCGAGGTGTTCCTATCTATCCCGTCTGCGCTGTCCTGGAGGAAGGAGTAGAAGAACTAAAAGATGGTCTTAGGATGCTTGTGAGTGGTGAAGCATCAAACCAACTCAACATGCATGATATCATGCTTGAGTAG